The genomic region GAACACAGCAGGCAGATTTACCAATTTAAAATGTAAGTCTGATtatgtcattcctctgctcagtAGCCATCAGTTGTTTCCCAATTCACTCAGAGTAAAACCAAATTCATCATAGTACTCTATAGACCCAGCATGATTTAGACTCCCACCTTTcctttctgacctcatctctcaTACTGCCCTCTTGCTTTCTCTGCTCTGTCACTTTAGCATCCTTGTCATTCTTCTAGTAAATCAAGCATGCTCCCACTTCAGGGCCTTGGCACTTATGGTTACTCTGCCTGAGATGATTTAGCCCATAATACCTCCTCAGCctgctccctctcttctttcaggTCTCTGTTCAGATTTCAGTGACGTCTTCCCTGACTGCCCTGTACAATACAGGACCCTCTCATCCTTTCTAAACCCTTGCcctacttcatttttctccatagcacatTCCACCATCTAAGTTCTATGTTTACTTACATGTTGTTTTTCACTTTCCAACTAGATTATCAGCTCCATAAAGGCAGGGACTTTATTTTATTCGTTGCTGTATCCCTAGCACTTagcaagtgcctggcacacaggaggcactcaGTATTTATTGACTGAGTTAATACATTGATTGAACCTTTTTGGAAAGCAACGAAAACATGGtttaaaagcctttttttttttaaagtaagagagTGATTAACTTCTATCCACTTGATGATGAGAGAGTGTATATGGCAGGTTCTGAGAGAATGGGATCAAGAGCAGTAATGaaggttgtttttttctctcttggtaAGAAAAGAGAAGTTGATGGGAGAATAATTTCAAAGTTTAGAGGAAGTAGTAGAATCAAGAACAAGCACTATGTgttgacagttttttaaaagactagGTTGATGGAAGCAGAAGGTCGGTGCAGGGCAGTAGCAGAAAATAACATTATAAGTGGATGGGAACAGATGTTGAAAGTCTTGAAAATGAGTCAAAGGAGGTAGGCCTGCCATGATGCATGATGGAGATCAGTGGTGTGAATTCTTGAACTGTGGGAGATGAGAAAGCTGTCTAAATCTAAGCTTGTTAGTGTCACGTAAGGTGGCAAGGAGGGTGGAATCAGAAATACCAACTGGGAGACGGTTGTAACAAGACAGAGCTGAGGTAATACTACTCTGGGTGGTAAGGAGTGTAGGGTGTGCTGAAACCAAGACTTGAATCAAAGGTCAACAATCAGTGATGTGGTACAAAACAAGGCTTGGTGATAACTGCATAGGGGatgcaaaggaagaggaaataaaaggttCTCTCAGTAGTAAgaaatcatattttctttcaattattttcttttttcattacagCTTTCTCCATCATTCTCAGAAAAATGGATCATTTACATCTTTGGAGGACTCGATTATCACAATACTTCTATACTACCAACTAAGATTTATGACAGCAAATTTTTGCATCATAGAACTGCTGAAGAACAAAAAGAGgatattcttttataaaaataatcctATAGTATCATGATATtactaaataaaactaaaaaagcacaattattaaattattagacTTGCTAATACAAGCACACATGTGCAACAGCTACTGTATCCTGACAGTTAACAAACCTCAAATTTAGATGGTTTCCATTTGTGGGAAAGGTCATTATATTCGTAAGAAACCACTGAATGTTGCCATCAAATATATTTGCAGCTGAGTGTCATTTAGGAGAATTTACTTGAAACAAGTTGTAGAAAATTTCAAGTCCCACCACTAAGTGGATTTGATATTATGGCAGCAACTTACAGACTTGTGGTTAGTACTGTGAACCACTACAGCAGCGTGGTGATAGATCGGCGTTTTGAGCAAGCTATACATTATTGCACTGGAACCTGCCACACCTTCACACATGGAGTTGACTGCATTGTGGTACATCATAGTGTTTGTGCAGACCTCTTGCATATCCCTTTGTCTCAGTTCAAAGATGTAGATCTGGACTCTATGTTTCTACCCCATGAAAATGGCTTTTCCCCAGCTGAAGGTGACTATCCTCATCAGGCCCTCACAGGCATACCCAGGGTCAAGAAAGGATCTGCATTTCAGAACACTTGTAATTTAAAGGACATTGCAGGAGAAGCAATCAGTTTTGCCagtgggaaaataaaagaattttcccTCGAAAAACTGAAAAACTCTAATCATGCAGCTtataaaaagggaaggaaagttaAGTCTGACTCATTTAATAGAAGATCAGTTGATTTTGACTTGCTTTGTGGCCATTATAACAGTGATGGGAACTCCCCATCCTTTGGTTTACTCCGGAGTTCCTCAGTTGAGGAAAAATCTTTGTCCCGTAGAAACTCACTTGATACGAACCTGACTTCAATGATGCTTCACAACTTCTCTGAAGAAGACCTAGTTACTCAGAttttggaaaaacataaaatagataACTTTTCTTCTGGAACAGACATAAAGATGTGCTTGGACATCTTGCTAAAATGCTCTGAGGATTTGAAAAAATGCACAGACATCATAAAACAATGCATAAAGAAAAAGTCAGGGAGTGGCATCAATGAAGGAAATGGTAACAGTGCAGTTTCTAGCTCTGAAACTGTCTATATGAATGTAATGACCAGGTTAGCATCCTATCTGAAAAAGCTACCGTTTGAACTCATGCAGTCTGGGAATAATGAGACTATAGATTTAACAGAACTGGTCAGTAGTATGCCTAGTTTACAGCTGACTCCCTTCTCCCCAATATTTGGCACTGAACAGCCCCCTAAATATGAAGATGTTGTCCAGCTCTCAGCCCCTGACTCTGCACAGTTTCAAACTATAGAATTGCAAGATGACAAGTGCAGTTCTAGGAAAACAGACACTGTGAAATCCATTCCAAACAAGTCTACAGATTCCTTATATAACTTAGAGATAAATGATCCCAGAACTTTAAAAGATGTCCAGCTTCAGTCACAGTCATTAACTGTGAACGCTTTAGAAAATGTTCCTTCTGGTGACTTAATGGAAACCCTTTATATTGAAGAAGAGTCAGATGGAAAGAAAGCATTAGATAAAGGACAAAGGACAGACAATGGACCCAGTCAAGAGTTGTTAAAGGTAAAAGAAGACAGAGCAGAATTTTCAGACCATGGCAGTCATCTTAAAAAATGCCCTGCCTCAATGCAAAATGAAATTAGTAAGATATTTGAGATACCAGTTAATCTACCTGAGGAAGATCTTAAATCAAAAGTTCCTAAAGTTGATGAGGGAGACCACAGAGATTTTATGAATCCTAACAGTCAGGAAGAGATAGATAAATTGTTAATGGATTTGGAATCTTTTTCACAGAAAATGGAGACCTCACTAAGGGAGCCACTTGCCAAAGGTAAAAGCTCTAACTCTCTGAATAGTCATAGTCAGTTGACTGCTCAGCTCCCTGTAGATCTTGAGCCTAAAGTTTCTGCACCCATGGAAAAAGTCTCACCTTCCTGTCTAACAAGGATTATTGAAACCAATggacacaaaatagaggaagaggatCGAGCCCTCTTACTGCGAATTCTAGAAAGCATTGAAGACTTTGCTCAAGAACTAGTTGAATGCAAAACAGGCAGAGGGAGCCTatcacaagaaaaggaaatgatgcAAATTCTGCAGGAAACCTTGACAACTTCCTCCCAAGCCAATTTATCAGTCTGTAGAAGTTCTGTTGGTGATAAAGCCAAAGATACTGCTTCAGTGGTTTTGATTCAGCAGACCCCAGAGGTGATCAAGGTAAGACCCAAAAATCTTAGTCCTCAGAAGTGTCCAAAGAAGTGTTTTAATGTTTgcaaaattgataaataaaactatttttgttaGCCGTTTTATGTTCTGCTAAAGCTCCTGCCCTACGCTAGGCATGGTCTCACTCAGTTTAGtgaaaaaactaaaaagcaaaggctTTAGAATTAAGCAGACTGGTTTCAACTGCCCTACCCACACCCATCATCTTCTCCCTAGCTCTGTGACCAAAGGAAAGTTACTTAGCCTTGATATCCTCCTCTATATAATGGAAGTAATGAGGATCAAGATAACTTATGTGAAGTACAAGCAAGGTGCCTTACACTAAGTAGGCGTTTAACGTTAGTCCTCGTCCTCCCCCGTCAACCAGTAAATGAGCATTACTGCATGCCCGTGTAGACTGTAAGGTCCGGTGTggggaacaaaagaagaaatgattcTTAAAGAGCTTAAAATCTAGTTGGGGAAACAAAACGAACATATTGGTAACAGTACATGAACTGTAGGCACTTCTCTGAAAGTATTGTTAGTGTAATAGGTCTTCAAAAAAGGTAAAGACTAGGGTATATAAGATTTGCTTCTTCATGCAAATGAGAATAAGTATCAGTCTAGAGTCATGAGATAGAAGTATTTTCAAAAGTCTTTGAATCTACCCTGCTACTGATAGCATTGCTTTTGGATAATCTTAGAAAGGCAGTTAtctgcacacgtgtgtgtgtgtgtatgtattagcACAACAGTattatttcttgttcattttaCATGTTCCAACATGGGTTGGCAAAGAGGCTCTGCTCCACCttactcagggacccaggctgatggATGCTCCATGTTCCTACAGCTGCCCCATTGCCCCATTTGGAATATGTGGCTTATGTGTTCACTGAGGAAAGGATAGTGCTTTTAATTGCCTTGTCCCTTCTGCTCACAGTCCGGTGATTCCAACCCAAAGGCTAAGAAACATAGGGAAGCACATAGAGTATTtggtgagggaaaaaaaagaatatttggtgAGTACTCTCTCTACCACATGAATGTAGCATACATGTCAACATGTATGAATTTAGACATAAAGCCGAATCAACAAAGCAAGTTGTAAAATAATGATATGAATTATTTAGCTATATGTGCATTTGTACAAAAAGTATAAGAAATATATGGATACACCAAATACAATTTTCAGAATAATGACTGATTAATTAAAGAGATGGGCTGAAGAAAGTAGAAATTGTGAACCTGAAAGCAAGAGTTAAGTCCTGTGTAGCACGGTCTCCTGTTTCCCCAGCTGATAGTTTGTGATCAGGTCCCCTGTGATGCTCTCAGTCTAAGTACAGCTACCTGAAAATGCCACGCTCAGCTCTAAATGAGCTTCCCACTTTTTTGACAAGTATGAACTGAAATCAAAATCTTATTAAAAGATTCTCCCATCAGTCTTTTAAATAAGTTCCAATAttatagaatagaataaaatttgaTGAGATTTCCTCTTGATAAAAGTTGAAAAAGTAATTCATGAAAAACTAATTTAgacataatataaaatgtttaattcagGAAGATacttaatgcaaaaaaaaaaccgTTGTTCCTAGCCTCCGTTTGCCTACctacttgttcttttttttttttttaatctttcttttcttcttatgaaATTCTTTAAACCAGGAGTTGGCAAACGTTTTCTATAAAGGgacagatggtaaatattttaggctttgtgggtcacaAGGTCTCTCAtgtagtcttctttgtctttttttttttttaaaaaacaacacttTAATAATGCAAAACCATTCCGAGCTCCAACTCAtaaaaaacaggcagtgggccataTTTGGCCCACAGACTGTCGTTTGTCAACCCCTGTTTTAAACGAATAGGAAAGTATGTTGAATGATAGAAAAAGTCCTCTTGTTATCCACCACTTAGCTTTGTCAAATTTGAACTTTTTGCCGTATTTGCTTCAGgtctttgctttatttattattttcattatcatcatcatcattgtttaaaaaaatcatctcagATATAGTTGAAATCCCTAGGGCTCACCTCCCCAGTATCCTCTCCTCTTTCCAGAAGTAGCCACTGCCCTGAGGTTGGTGTTTAGCTCCTCCTGCAAGTCTCGAGACAGAATTGTTTGTCATGTTTTTATTGTTACATAGACAATGAGCAGAAAGTAGTAGGAAATAAAATTGGAGAGGTTGGTTGGGGCCAACTTATGAACGACCTTGTATGCTATGCTAAAGAGTTTGTTCTAGGAGAGTGGAGAGCTAAAATAGGCTTTTAAGCAGAGTCGTcgcacagtatttttttttccttaagaattgtaatgttttttttaaagaataatacattttaaggcttttatttttttttaaccttttggaCAGTTGAAAATTTACCAATTGCTCAAAacgttttcctttaaaaatttacataatggACCACATAGGAATTGCTTTTATAGGACATTGGTGATCATCCCTGAGAAGAAAGATTGACTTgacaatattatatgtcattaatattttaatatgtatttcaaaGTAATTTCTCAAGACTGAGCAGTATTTCTTGTCCAGATATTTGTTGTCCAGAAATACAAGTCACGCCTGTATTGGGAGAGGAAGTCAAATAGAAAATACTAGGAGGGTATTGAGAGACTGATAAAGAGGATGTTGGTCTAGATCGGGGGTTAGCAACctgtggcccatgggccaaatctgacCTGCCACTTGTGTTTATAAATAGCTTTGTTGGAACatagccacacccattcatttacttaCAGTCTCTGGCTACTTTTGTGCTCCACCTACTAAGTTGAGTAGTTAATAAGAACAGACtttaaaacctaaaatatttactgtgtggcCATTTACAGACAAAGTTTACTGACTCCTAGATATTATTTCACGGTAGAGCAACAAAACAGATTTTTGATAAGGTTAAGTGTGATATTTTGTTAAAGGCATTGGAAATCTAGGAAACATCATTAAATATCAATAGCAAAAACTACCAGTGGTTGATGACAGTCAAACAATGTaccaatagaaatagaaaaataaataagcccaGTTTCAAAATCCTTCATATGAGTTCTAATCATGGTTCTCATCCACataatttttctccctttcctctccagTCACCATCTATCTCtgatttttccacttaaaatagcTTCCTTTTCATCCCATGTCTTAGTCcccattcttttttccttactcTGCATGTCTACTTTCTCACTGTGTTGTCTGTGTCATTGGCTAGCAGATGAATGTCCAGGACATGGTTTTTTCACAAAGCCTATAGGTGACGGGAAGCAACCCTATAGGTTCTGGAATAGCTGAAGTGTGCAGGTAGGCCTGAAAGTAAGTTgaacaggaataagaaaacagCTGGTGGAGGAGGACAAGGGCATGTGGCTGAGGTCTCTAAGGGCTTCTTAATTATTAATGAGTGAATTACTGAGGACATGTTTTGACATGGgagataatataatttttttaaagacagaaactATACTGCTTTAGTAACTCATGTAATAAATGAAAtcttaattctgtgttttattATCACGAGGACATGGTATTACGGTCATTTTTGGTCTGTTTTTAGCCTTATGGGGCAAAATAGCCTGGTAGCTGTTATACACGGGTTAAAATAACAAACCCTAGCCTCCCTtgaaaagtatttctttttcttcattttagtcAAAACAAAGCTAGGAAAAAGTTTCCATTACTGCTTACCTAAGTTGAAATAAtagtgggcagagggagaattcttcagtgaaaaaggaagaatttacggtaaaaaaagaggaagattattttttttaaaaagctgtactGTAACGTTTAAGTCTAGTGAAACCTTACAAATTTCAGCTAATTGAGGGGGAAACCTGTCTGAATTGCTAAAAGgtacaaattaaaattttggtttttaagAAAGAGCTTTATTAATTTCAAGATTAAAGAGTAAAACTATTGTCAAGCTATTGCCAAGTGTGGACTTCAACTGGACCTATTTCAGTAATGTGGTAAAGATCATTTATAGTTAAAAAATGATTGAAGAAGACAACTTAGGTGATACAAACAAGCTTTATTTAATACTTCATGAAGTGGACAGTCTCCTTTTGGAGAACTGCAAAATGGGGCAGAAGGCAAGAAGCTTTTATAGGATGAAGAATAAAGAGCAaggaatagaaaaacagaaaatatctgaTTGGCCAGGGCCACATAGTCGTCACCCTTGTTTGGGGTGAGAACGCCCAGAGTTGGCTTGGCATTTGGGCATTGACTGACTGAATATACTGTGTTTCTGGTCAAGCAGAGTATTTACAGGGACATGAAACTTGTCAGTCTGATGACATGGCACCCCAGGCAGGAGCAGCTCCATCTTGGGCTTAACAGTATATTTCAGTGTAGTCAATACGTTATTGGTATGCAAAATGGAGGTtgctaaaatgtttaaaaatagtttctaagGGCTGGCCTGatcgcatagtggttaagttcatgcgctccacttcagtggcccggggtttgcaggtttggatcccaggtgcagacctacacactgctcaccaagcactgctgtggtggtgtcccacatacaaaatagaggaagattggcacagatgttagctcagggacaatcttcctcaagcaaaaagaggaagattggcaatggatgttagctcagggccaaccttcctcaccaaaaaaaaaaaagtttctaaatgACTTAAGCATTCATAACTCTGCGGTTGTCCTATATAGTGCACAGTAGGAAATAAAGATGAATCAGACATAACAATCCTTTGTGGGCCCACAGTCTAATAGGGAAGATGAGCTATTTACTGTGATGCAAAGTAGAAAGAATCGATTCTATGAGAGAGAAGTGAAGTGCTGCAGGAGCTCGGTAGAGGGAGAGAGACATCCTGGCTTGCGGAAGTCAAGGGAGTTTCTCTGGAGCATTTAGATATGGATGCAATACTATTATTCAATTAATTTACCTAAGGTCCTAGCTGTTGTCATTGTCGCAGTGTTAATGATGCTAAGGTTAGAGGTTTATTTTTCACAATGGCTTGGACCATTTCCCTTCTGTTCCAAGACATCAAAGTGTACCTTAATCCTCTCCATCTATCTTAGAAATACAAGCCTTTGGTCCCAGGGGAATCCAGTAAAGAAGACTAGATATGTATCATGAATCCATTATTTCTCCAAACCTGAGCTCTGTAGTAGTCTAATCTTGATGATCAAGGGCAACAAAAATTGGTTTAACAGAACTTTCCTTCTAGAGAGTATAAAGGGAATTCCAAGTTAGTAGAATCCATGCTAACAAGGTAAAGGGTAAGAAAGGTGGGACCAGTTTCCCATCAGTTTTCTGGAGTTTTAAAGTCAGTTTAAGCAGGCAGTCTGACAACCTCATTTGTACCTTACCTTCTCTTTTTCCACTTCAGGCTCCCAAAAATGTGATCTCCAGCTCCCAAATGTATacctaataaaaatgaaatgttaaaataagaatatgcagggggccagccccatggcctagtggttaggtttggcacactccacttcagcatcctgggttcggttcccgggcatggacctacaccactcattggcagccatgctgtggccacatacaaaatagaggaagattggcacacatgttggctcagggccaatcttcctcaggaaaaaaataagaatatgcaGGGAGATTTGTGAATTCTGCTCAGTTTTCTGTGTCTGGGCTACTAGCCTCTATTGGTAGaggctttatttatttagcattaaATAACTATGtgttagataaataaataaataatgtataatCAAATAAAGGCATTTTTACTTGCTTGCTTTGCCCCCTTCCCAAATGGATATTCTGCCCTCTTGCCTGAGAGTCATCTCTTTCCCTTGCTTCTCAAGGATGGATGCAAGAGGACCTGACATCAGGGTGCCCTTCTAGGACTTGAGGGTGGTACCTCAGCAAGACTCAAATATATCTCCCAGACCTTTGGCCTCCTAATTTCTCTAGCTTTTAACACCTAAAAATCTATGGTGTTCTAGGGAAGGTCCCATCACTTTTCCTGGCAAGAGAGGAGCACCCCAGTAAAAGTATATATGGATCATTTTACCTTTTTGCAgggtggaaattttttttttaatgtcaaactttttttttttttttggcaggggaagattcaccctaagctaacatctgttgccaatcttcctcttttttttttcttcctttttgcccccgaaagccccagtgcatagttgtgtatagttgtaagttcttctggttcttctctgtgagccgctgccacagcatggcaactgacagatgagtggtgtcgTTCCACACCTGGAAACTagacctgggctgccaaagcagagcgcgccaaACTTTAACGgctaggccattggggctgacTCTGGAAATCTCTTGATTATAGACTGTAGGCATTTTGAGGAGAGGGTGCCCTCTTGCTCACCACTGCACCCCAAGGCCCTTTTGTAGCACCTTCACATACTAGCTGTTTGtttaaattctgaaaatttattctttttatttaagcAATACCTACACATTTCATTGTCCTTTTCCCATTCTTAAAAGTCCCCATCTTCATCCCCATGGATTTAGGTTGGAAAAGAATTTTTCTGGCTGTTTAATTTTAGCACAATTGTTTTTTTGATTTTGGATGCCCAAGAGGGTCAGAGAAATCTTTCAAAGTGGACGGGATTTGTGCTATTACTAGGACTCTCCTTTCTTCTGACTCTTAGCAGGAATTTATGTCTGAGATACCATTCCAGGGGGAATAAAAGGCCTTCCTAGTTTAATGATCTaacattttggggttttttgaagTTTAGATATTGTGTAATTTCATATGTACATTTAAATGCagaataattacaaaaataaatttagataaaattaTGGCAAAGCACACTTTAGAAACCTTATTAAAAGTTTCTTCTGGTGCATTTAATAAAcacttttctctctttactttctAGGTTCATATCTATGCCTTCATTAAGATTAACCAGTCATGTCACTGAGGGAAAACTTTTCTTCTCTCCTACCTTTATAGTACTGATGGTTTCTTGGGTTCAGTGCTGGGAATTTTTGAATAGAAATCAAGATACTCAGCAATACAATAGAAACCATTCTTCCTCCTAACTCATTTACAACCAAGTAGATTAATAAAAGTAAAGGAATCTGGCCAGTGGCAAATATGAATTTGCAGAATGAGTTCAATCCATATTTCTCCCTCCACCTTTAATGGCTTATGAGATCAGATCCTCTTGCATCTCTGTCCTTTGTAATTAATCAACATCGGTTATCTCAAGATGTGTCCCACCTGTATTCAAAAGAACATGGTGGATATGGATTACTGATGTAGAAAAATGGTCAAGATAAAATAGGTAGGTAAAAATGTAAACTGCAAAACAGATGTACCAATGTGATCGCCTTTTGTTACTAATATGTTTGTGTGCACACAAAAAATTTGGGGGTAAATATGCTCCAAATTATGCATGTTCCTCTAGAAGTAAGATATGAGTTCAGATATCCAGGTGCTCCTGATTAGTATAGCCTTCCCTAGCCTCCTAACTCCTTGGCAGGAGTGAAAAGGAGCTCCCAGAGCTCAACTTGCTTCCGTAAAGCCCTCAGGCCTCCCTCACAGGTCTGCCCAGCGCTCGCAGCTTGGCCACTCTTTGCCTTAAGACCATCAGGACTAATCTAATATGCTTTTCATCCCTGTTTACATGAGTCACCACAAGAAGTCCAGGAATTCAGATCAtcactctcctcctcactctATTCTTGTACATCCCCATTTCTAAATCTATGTCCAACCCTCCCAACTCCTGAAATCCTTTCAGCATCCTCTCTTGAACTCATGATCATTCACTGGCAAAATTTCCTATGTCATCAAATTCTTTTCTAAACGTTCCCTTTACCTTCTTGTTCTAACTGCAACCCATCTCTCCCTAAGGATATTATAGTCATGTGAAATGGTGGCTCTCTTCTTTTCCACTCCATTCTCTATCCCGTTGTGTCTGGAGGGGGCAATAAATGTTCTTGCATTTCATTGCTGCTTCCAGACTATTCTTTTTCCTACACTCCTGAAACCAGTCCCAGTCCCATAACTTTGAACTAACGTCATCAGACTCACTACCCGTTAGCCCTCTTGATTGCAGTCATCTGCCACCCCCAGGCCACTTCCcttatttcttgaagattttagCTCCTGGCTCTATGACACTTCCCAGTGCTTCTTTTGCTACAGTTCTTGTGAGTCTTCAGTAGATGAGGCAGCCAAAACACGAGCATCTCAGTACCTTGATCTTTCCTCCAGTGAGCTTGTCCTCTGCCCTTCTTCAGCTACTCATTCTCTGGTCCTATGTTTATgtcagtgattttaaaaatatggttcctggggctggcctggggacatagtggttaagtttggtggcctgggatttgcaggtttggatccttggtgcagacctacacaccactcatcaagccatgctgtggcagtgtcccccatacaaaataggggaagattggtacagatgttagctcagggacgatcttcctcaaccaaaaagaagaagattggcaacaaaagTTAGGTCaaagtcaatcttcctcaccgaaaaaaaaaaaaaagtttgattcCAAACTCACAACATTAGCATCACCCAGGAGCTTTATAGAAATGTAtattctcaggccccagcccGGACCTACTAAATTGAAACTCTAAGGGTGAGGCCCAGCCATCTGTGGTATAAaaagcccttcaggtgattctgatgcttgaTCTTGTTTGAGAACCGCTGCGATAGTTCATTAAAATCACTCCCCTGAGTATACTCCCAGGTTCCTTACCTTGCCCTCATTTCATTGGTACTCACCTAGAAAAACTCCAACTTGAGTTAAAGTGTATTCTCTGTCTACCCTGAGCTTTTATTTGTTCAGGTGACCTTGGCTAGAGAAGATCACACAGCCATACTGAGTGGTCTTGTGTTCAATTGATGACCACTAACCTTCAGCAGGCCTTTAGTACTGTCTGGCAGTCCAGCTGCATTTCCCTAGTCCCTCACTTTCCTATTCTGCAAATGACTCTTTcatgccttctttcttctctgtcttcaaCATCTCTATTCTTGCCCTCAGCTAATGACCTGTTCCCTGTTTtactgagaaaactgaagcagtcGGAGACCTTTAGCTATCCAGCTAGCCATATCAGTATCTGTATACTTTCTGTTACTAGTCAGGGAATGTGTTCCTAGCATTTGGAGGCAACTGAAGCAAGTCACAAAAATGCTTATTACATCTCCTATCTTGCTGCAACCAATGAAGTTAAGGCTAGAGGACTAGACTAGGAGCAAAGAAACCATagatcaccaccaccacccagcctccttcccccaCTCCAGTGTTTCATTATTTAACAGTAAAATGACATTAATAACACAAAACAGGCTATTAATTAAACAACAATGGGAAAACACCAAGTTAAAGCATAAAGGAGAAGGATATCAAAGTTTAAGATTGACTAATCAATTAGTTTATAGTCAATTTCTTAAAGCTTATTTGCAGtgatattttaaacaaagtttaTGATTccaaattattccttttttaacTACTCTGCTAGTTAGAGCCAAGGTGAGAAAAGCTTTTCTTAAagtgagatataactcacatagtataaaattcaccattttaaagtgcataattcagtaggttttagtatattcaacAAGGTTCAGCAGCCATCAGcaccatctaattccagaatgttttcatcactgCCCAGAAACCTGTATTCATTAGcactcactccccat from Equus caballus isolate H_3958 breed thoroughbred chromosome 16, TB-T2T, whole genome shotgun sequence harbors:
- the PPP2R3A gene encoding serine/threonine-protein phosphatase 2A regulatory subunit B'' subunit alpha isoform X1; protein product: MAATYRLVVSTVNHYSSVVIDRRFEQAIHYCTGTCHTFTHGVDCIVVHHSVCADLLHIPLSQFKDVDLDSMFLPHENGFSPAEGDYPHQALTGIPRVKKGSAFQNTCNLKDIAGEAISFASGKIKEFSLEKLKNSNHAAYKKGRKVKSDSFNRRSVDFDLLCGHYNSDGNSPSFGLLRSSSVEEKSLSRRNSLDTNLTSMMLHNFSEEDLVTQILEKHKIDNFSSGTDIKMCLDILLKCSEDLKKCTDIIKQCIKKKSGSGINEGNGNSAVSSSETVYMNVMTRLASYLKKLPFELMQSGNNETIDLTELVSSMPSLQLTPFSPIFGTEQPPKYEDVVQLSAPDSAQFQTIELQDDKCSSRKTDTVKSIPNKSTDSLYNLEINDPRTLKDVQLQSQSLTVNALENVPSGDLMETLYIEEESDGKKALDKGQRTDNGPSQELLKVKEDRAEFSDHGSHLKKCPASMQNEISKIFEIPVNLPEEDLKSKVPKVDEGDHRDFMNPNSQEEIDKLLMDLESFSQKMETSLREPLAKGKSSNSLNSHSQLTAQLPVDLEPKVSAPMEKVSPSCLTRIIETNGHKIEEEDRALLLRILESIEDFAQELVECKTGRGSLSQEKEMMQILQETLTTSSQANLSVCRSSVGDKAKDTASVVLIQQTPEVIKIQNKTEKKPGTPLPPPATLPSSPRPLSPVPHVNNVVNAPLSINIPRFYFPEGLPDACSNHEQTLSRIETAFMDIEDQKADIYEMGKIAKVCGCPLYWKAPMFRAAGGERTGFVSAQSFIAMWRKLLNNHHDDASKFICLLAKPSCSCLEQEDFIPLLQDVVDTHPGLTFLKDAPEFHSRYITTVIQRIFYTVNRSWSGKITSTEIRKSNFLQTLALLEEEEDINQITDYFSYEHFYVIYCKFWELDSDHDLYISQADLSRYNDQASSNRIIERIFSGAVTRGKTVQKEGRMSYADFVWFLISEEDKRNPTSIEYWFRCMDVDGDGVLSMYELEYFYEEQCERMEAMGIEPLPFHDLLCQMLDLVKPASDGKITLRDLKRCRMAHIFYDTFFNLEKYLDHEQRDPFAVQKDVENDGPEPSDWDRFAAEEYETLVAEESAQAQFQEGSFEDYETEEPASPSEIGNKGNKIVTSSLSEKCGKLQSVDEE